AATTCAAACATGAGCATCAGCATTCCGCAGCCAAATCGATATCAGTTTCCCACAGATTAAGTTGACTAACATCAGAATAGCCATTTCTTGTTGTTGGGGCATCTCGAAGCTCAAGTGGTCATGTCGACTTAATTAGGAACCATAGGACAACACATACAGATGACCAATGACGTTTCCTAGACGTGATAGTTTCAGACTTACACGTCGAACTAGATCGAGGCACAGATGACGCTTGATGTCTCTCCTGAGATCCACGGGAAGGCCTTTCAGAATAGTTTCCTCATCGACGCCTCTAGTGGCAATCCACCTGAACTGGTCATGTTTCCGAACGGATTCCTTCAACTCTTGAGGTAGTTGCCTGTGATGCATCCACTGTTCTGCATCTGTTCTCTTGATCCTCCACTCTTCCAGTCGGACCGTTGTAGATTGGAGATATGTCTGTTAGATGAGCACATTAGTTTCTAACATTACCTGTTTAGGTAAACCGAAGCATCACGCATCGCTTTCAATTCTTGTTTAGTCGCTAAAATTTTTTTTGGACTGAAAAACACATATAGGAAATGACAGAAGAAAAATAGTGAGTCATCCATTCTTACTTGCATATTTCCAATCAGCAATGCAAAGAGAACCAGCCCTAGAGTCGCAATGACTATGGCGAAAACAATTTCTCCGACATATGTGCTCGTTGAGAGATTTTGTCCCAAGGAACTGCAAGTGCAATCAAAAGATCATCATCTGAACTAGACAGTAGTCGAACGAGAATGATATTCAGCTCAATAAATGTGgagatggaaagagaaagagacgCATCTCCGCAAATCTATCCGTCGCTTCCAACCATAGCGTTTAAATTTCAGATATAATCAAGCATCTAGAGAAAAGTTTCAGATGTATCCAGTAAGCCAAGAATGTTAGAGCATGTTCATTGATCACAGTCAAACACGAAACCTTGTACctatataaagaagaaaatcgGTACGAACAACTAACTCCAGAAACAGAGTAATCTCCTGTTATCTTACCTCAGATTCCTCAATCCCCACCAAAGGCAGTAAAAGTACTTGTTGAAGAATGGAGACACAGTTACTTCTGATGTCACCCCATCGCCATAAATGCCAAACTCATAAAAACCACTCGAGGGATCGCATAATCCGGTGAGGTTGCTTGACTGGTACCAGGCAATCCTGTTGAAATCATTTGCCCTGCGGCAATCGAAGAAACTGTACTTACAAGATGCCTTCTGATCGTCGCATGCTCGTCTCCAGCATGCCTCCTGTCGTTCTATTGCTAACAGGTACCAACAAGCTCCTAAAACCTGTttataagaggaagaagaacactATCAGAGTTAATATTAATCTTGATTGAAATGGGATACGTAAATGATGTCAGAGAGAGATCATGAATgatcaaataaatacaaaacCGTCCATTTAGCTATAGATGGAATCACCTCTAGATTATATGGAAACACTGCTTAGAGATTCTCTGTTTTTCTGTACTTACATGGCTTGCCAACATGTAAAGCATAAGATTATATGCTGCTCCGGCCCATGCTGTCTCCGTGACGACGCCAGCGGCCTTGACGATTTGTGATGAAAGTGGGAATATAAGAAAGAGTCTCGggatatattgaaaaattatgataaaacgGAGGACGTTTTTGGTGTTAGTCATTGTTGAACCATCGAGATTCGGGATAACAAGCCATATCAGCACCTGAAACATTGataaaaatgaagggaaaaaaaaaaccgtaaGCGATTGAGCGCAAGCAAGTTTTCAGCATGCCAGACGATGACTTGTACTAGAAATTCCGGATTTTTACCTGAGGAAGTGGTAGGGCAGCAATAAGATCGATCCAGAAGTCCTTGCGAAAGTACTTCAAGGCGATCTTCGATGAGTCGATAACAAGTTCACCTCTCCCGAAGACTCGGGAAGATGGTGCGACATAAGCCGTACGAAACCGAACGAAAATCTGAATCATGTAAAACACATCGGCCACTGACCTTACTATAGTAAGGGCAACTTCAAGCGGTATCCCTATATCTATGCATTGTTCCTTCGAAACTACAggcaaataaaagaagaaggggTCCACAAACAGAGAAATTAAACATGCCACCAAGAAAATCTTGTTCCACCGGTGAATGGTTTGCCCTCGAGGATCCAATATTTTTCGCTTCACTCTCTCATAATCCTCCGAAAACACCCTAAGCAGCACTTTAGCTTTCATGGACTTCCCTGTTTTCTCAGGCGTGGCTTTCGGTTCATATAGCTTATTCTCATTAATCTTGTAGTTCAGTTTAACGATTCCATCGCCTTTTACTGTAGGGAGCCTTGCTAGATGATGATCCTCTTGAAATCTGGTTGGTTTAGAGTGAATGTCAGATATTGAAGATTGAACCTACTTGAGAAGTGACCATGTACTAAAATGGCAAATCGATTGAATATGGTATTCAGAatccaaaaagaagcaagaatttGGCATAGATTCAGGAACTAGGAAGAGACAAACCTGACAGATCTTGAATTGTCATGTCCCATAGTGCTTGAGTACAGGTTCTGTCCCTTGGTGAAAGCCGCAATTGATCACGCAAATCTATCGCACAAGAAAGACTGATTTATGTACTGATCAACGaaccatccttttcttttctacaaGTATCTATCGACTTGTGAAATCAGAAGAAAGTGACTAGGGATGCCCTTGAAGCCACAAGAGTCAAGAGCCCTTGTATGGCTTTCTCTAGCCATGAATCAtgtgaagaaataaaataaagacgCAGCAACTTGAAGGCTGAACCTTTTGAGGCTCAGAACGCCTTTCTGTGACAGAGTGTGAGTCAAAACGTGCGTCCTATATACCCTTTTAGAGTGTGAACTCCAACAAGTTGATAACTTTTTGGTCTTTCTTGAACTTTGCAATGAGCAGAACCTTAAGCCTGAAATGAATCACGCGTTTACCATCGCTCTAGCTGTctccccacccaaaaaaaaagcaaaaggaaaggaaacagAGCAAATTGCACGTAGACTGAAAACTAACCCAGATGCTTGGACAGCAACAACTTGCATAAGAAACTTCAGAAACCAATTTGCAGTAAGAAAAAGTTCGACAAGAAAAACACCGGGGCTATAAAAGAGGCAAGGCCAATCAATTCAAGACCCAGATTGACATCAAACTTCAAAATCCTCAGTCTGGTAGTCAAGCatgggagggagagagagagagagagagagagagctcacgAGTGTATTGCTTTTCTCAGAAGCTGACAGCCCGACACGATGAAAGTCACGAACTTGCAGAGCCGAATCTCACTGAGAAGGCATAGATCAGCTCAGAAAGAATTCGGGACGACATTTTTCATCTCAACTCCGAGATTGGAGGAGCGAAGGAAGATGCCAAAAAGTGGAAACTTTGGCAAAATGGGAAGCGAGCATCAGCTTTCATCGTTCACAGAAGTACAAAGCCGACCCCTCCCTGTGATCCTCGCTTGTTGCACGCGCTTAATGAACCTTGGGTTGTGCGGCCCCTTAGACATATCGGGACTTCAAGAAGATGACAACGCACCTGATTCATCCGCATTTAAAAGCTGGCGCctgtttttctttattgcacAATCACTAGACAAATCAGAAAGAGGACAAAGAAACAGTGacaacaggaaaaagaaatcgATGGGTCGtggatttatttcttcttttgcaaaGATCAAAGTTGACTTAAGTTTGATACGGATACCTATGGAATCTTCACACGTTTTCTTCATCCTTGATTAGAGACAGAACTTGCTGCTCGCTCCGCTGGGTTATATCGTCTCTCCCTTTGTTAATTACAGCACGTTTTAGCATTTAATTCGTAATTAAGACGGGCCACAGGAGAGAGGCTATGGAGACAAGGGGCGTTCAAATTTATCTTCAACTCCCATGATCAACCGCATTAGGCCTGCCTATGTTTCTTATAAGATAAGTTAATCGCGTAACAGTATCTCCAACAACCTTTTCTTGACCATCTAGATATGATGCGGGAGAATAATGCGTTATAGTATCATCTAGTGAACAGACGTGTTGGAAAAAATGCACAAGAAATCAAAGTCCAAGCCGTTTGACATACGGTGTATAAAGTGGTGATGTCCAAAGTACAAATCTTTGCTGTTTCCGCGTCGAAATCCGCTCTAAGAAGAAGCGGGCCACCCCTTTGGTCCTCGATGTCCATTGTCATTCTAATTTCTAATGATTCGCCATTGATGTCCCCACATAATACtcacagagacagagagagacagagagagagagaagggaccGGGAGGGAATCCCAAGGCAGAagaattttgactttttttttcctggattTATCGTTCGTACTGGGTAGATGTCCTTCACTTTCGTCCGGACAAATCTTGAATGAAGATTTCTAATTATCTCATCCTCTTGAGCCGACTCAAATTCATTGTGCATCGTATTTACTGAATAAAGAAGCAATTAACAAAAGGGATAGATTAATTACTATCATTAAATCTGAAACCAAATAGGGTGGGATAAGTTCCTAGTTTATGGGATCGAGATCAGATCCACCAAATCCTGGAATCAacgatttctttttccttgtaaGTGTAAGTTTCTcaatattaaaaggaaaaagaaactaatttaagtttgtttcaaaataaaataataaaaaattaaaaataatgatcgaTCTAATTTAGATGGTTCAACTTCTTACGTGAAACTAGGAATGGACCTATCTCTTGGGGATCACGCAAAATTAGCCGATTCGAAATTAGCCGATTAGATTCGGTGCGATTTTGTTTTTGGATTGCACCCGGATGGCGACCCCTGATTAACATGGCACCCAGCTGGGAATGAGATCCGGGCACGGTGTGAAACTGTCGAAAGCATGGAATTCTCGCCTGAATTGAATGAAGTGGATGACAGATGCGACACTGATCGGTGGGATTGGTTGTCCAACCTGGCCGCAAGTGGGTCCCCCTTCCAAATTCAATGTTCCTCGTCCTTGTCCGATTGGCGGTGCGAAAGTCTTGGCAAATGCACgcaaaaaaaaactcttcttgGCCGGAGGCTCGACTCCTCTTCATCAGCCCCTCAATTTACAGATTATTGAAATTGTCGCCCGTTTGCAATCGCAGAGCCCCTGAAATTATGCAATTTTTTGGGGGGCAGATACGTTATTTTGTATATTCACATCTTGGGAACgatggaaaattttaataaaaagcaGACAAGCCGACGAGATCTCGGCCCGAACCAGCTCTTTCGTTGTACAGTCGAAGGCATCAAGCCCATGACATCCGAATGACCCCGCACATTTAATGATGTCCTCTCCTGCCTCACTCACCTCCCGCGTCTTCAATAATGCATTTTGTATTCATTTATAGTCCACcgaattttctccattttcttctatttagtagtgctaaaaaaaatgcaatcatgtGTATGCGTCTCAAAATAATGGAGGAAGAAAATAATGGGAAAGTGGGAATTTGGAAATAAAGTCGAATTGTTTACACAACAGAAAAGATATgaatgaaattgttgatgtgtGAGGGATGTATAGGTTAATGCGGAAAAACTGAATATCATTTGGATAGCAATTATGTCCAATTTATTGTGACATACTAAGTATGGTTtatattgaattgaattgaattgtagCCACAAACTATCATGtagtttttggtaaagtttgaatttttttcttaattaagaTGTTAATAAATTCGCTTTACATTTTGGGGGGGAGTCAAATTGCAGAGGAGGCCATGCATTTTGTATATTTGCATTAAGGAAGGGCCTACACTCTCATTAAGCGGCCAAGCCTGTACTTTGAGACACCAATAATATCAGACATGTGATTTAGATTTAGATGTggctttagactttgaaataATCAGAGGAAATTGCTGGAAGCTTGTTCATGCTTGTAAGCATTTTGCAATGTGTAAATTCAACTCCTCCTTACTTCAGTTGTCCGAATATAGTGTTAAGGACGCAGAACGGGGAAAAAAAAGCATGACTTAACATGTAAatacccacaaaaaaaaatgtctgaccaaaaaaaaaaaacttaaaaaatgtAATTGGCGATGACCCTTTTACAAAAACAAAGGTGGGTGTGAGACCCAAATTTAACCAACCCGAAATTGTGATCATCCGTAATTTACGTGTTTAGccgcaaataataataaaagtttgGAATTCGGATTACAGAAATAGCGGATCTCAtatgaattttgaaaagatcaaatcaaatttgacaTTCCAGGGCTTTCTTTTAATATGTGTACTAAGTACACAAAAGTACTTGCTCGACCTCTCGCCGGCGCATACACGGAACGTAGTAATAgatcaaataaacaaaaacagagACCGTCTTCTGATGGGGTTTGTGTCTTCCAAGGTCGAGTTATGTCCTATTTTAAAATCAAGTTGACGTTGGACGGCTCTACCATTGATGTAATCCTAATCCAATTCTAGCCTCCTCAAAGAACTTTTAGGAGTCAATCTCCGCTCACGTGTCAAAGTTCAGTCAGCTTGCTCCTCATCACCAGTCTTGGATCAAAAGGGAGGGTGCAATTCATACAGCATGATTGATTTGGGTGCAAATACTGCATTCGAATTACTTAACCATCTGAAGTTCTTCATGGTCTCGGCTGGACCAAGCTACAAAGTCGAGTAATTTCGGGGCGGATCTTCACTTATATTACAAAGTATCCAATTCAATCCCTTTACAGCGTATGGATTGTGACATCTCACAATTCTTGGCACATTCGCAGACATAGCCATATTTTTAGACGTTTCTTTCAATGTCTGGAAATTTCAAGAATGGTGACCGGTGCGCTCTTGTCGGTTTGCTCGACGAGCCACTGTCATATTAGTCGACTGGTATTAGCTCGTGTTTGTAGGCGCTAGATGAATCCAGAGTCGATCGGTTTTCAAAGATTCTTGTATTTTTCAGCATTAATTGGCATACATAGGGGGAAAAAAGTACGGCCCAGATGGCAAGTTTATAGCTTAGCCGAAAGATCCGTTCCGATGCTAACCAGAGAATGAAACTGCCAATTGACACCTGATCTCTGGCAGTTATTTATGGCAATGAACCAAGGGAAAAGCCTGTTTCTCTGCAAGATCACGAGTCTGCAAAATCCAGACCAGCCTCATATTTGAGATGTCTGATTTCATCGGTATTACTAACATAAAAGTACATCAATTGGACAGGAAGACGCGACAGAAGAAGAGGCTCAGCATCCGAGCTATTACACCAACACAACGGAGTCAATTAGGGACACACAATGTCTAAGCACTTTCCAAAGTAAAATCAGACCAACACACAATTCTGCACCCATTTCAacagtaccaaaaaaaaaaaaatcgggttTTCGAAATACTCGTGGCAGGttttcttctggaaatgcggAAAGCCTCATGGCGGGGGAGCCCCGGGCTCGAAGAGCGGCGGGCAGCAGCTTCGGAACAGACCGCAGCAGCACAGAAACCACATCCTGCATAACAGgccaacaaaagaagaaaagaatcaaCTATAATGAGCAATTATATTTGCGCTTTCATATACTGTGTCACGGAATCGATCTTAATTTGCATGCATTGGAACTTTTTCTC
The nucleotide sequence above comes from Eucalyptus grandis isolate ANBG69807.140 chromosome 2, ASM1654582v1, whole genome shotgun sequence. Encoded proteins:
- the LOC104432889 gene encoding protein CNGC15b encodes the protein MGHDNSRSVRFQEDHHLARLPTVKGDGIVKLNYKINENKLYEPKATPEKTGKSMKAKVLLRVFSEDYERVKRKILDPRGQTIHRWNKIFLVACLISLFVDPFFFYLPVVSKEQCIDIGIPLEVALTIVRSVADVFYMIQIFVRFRTAYVAPSSRVFGRGELVIDSSKIALKYFRKDFWIDLIAALPLPQVLIWLVIPNLDGSTMTNTKNVLRFIIIFQYIPRLFLIFPLSSQIVKAAGVVTETAWAGAAYNLMLYMLASHVLGACWYLLAIERQEACWRRACDDQKASCKYSFFDCRRANDFNRIAWYQSSNLTGLCDPSSGFYEFGIYGDGVTSEVTVSPFFNKYFYCLWWGLRNLSSLGQNLSTSTYVGEIVFAIVIATLGLVLFALLIGNMQTYLQSTTVRLEEWRIKRTDAEQWMHHRQLPQELKESVRKHDQFRWIATRGVDEETILKGLPVDLRRDIKRHLCLDLVRRVPLFDQMDERMLDAICERLKPALCTEGTFLVREGDPVNEMLFIIRGHLDSYTTNGGRTGFFNSCRIGPGDFCGEELLTWALDPRPSVILPSSTRTAKSVSEVEAFALSAEDLKFVASQFRRLHSKQLRHKFRFYSHHWRTWAACFVQAAWRRFKKRKEVAELKAQESLTQDVKAAEKVPTSSGLASYATRMAASTRIGGGHSHPGSDSSAIASLQKPAEPDFSVDDD